One window of Thermocoleostomius sinensis A174 genomic DNA carries:
- a CDS encoding DNA double-strand break repair nuclease NurA — MPRKEIPDSAIELVAKHINTRSNKNYSIPVVGHKENIETPQIFEIISFDQIDDSDRRFYAIDGSYNSEQFYNGLCIAIYAAGYICFHRGQQIRMNSLDDPVILGKAYYPQNILITHQEHLDVIYDEFLTLEPVKKLLDFLDENPEEIFPYKKEQICTNLSTLLGFCQEVLEISLVLEIVNLTETKPGDFILRDGTLRPLQIKQKYLVKLGKYAHEKGVKIIAVTKQSPIKMELAYTFKQIDNYLQDQLKHEYPFVETDPKRKKLCCWLEVPDVVLKSAYQGDMFIKKSTHGGRGFGLFFAARLDYVEKLQNYDWLIVDVNIFDAIPQIESNNSERDAAELGSIFKELTRLTQEHYILGYPYPLCEVHNFISLKKHFKEEIIARLKYSLYRDQRMDNVDIENLFLNIHERF, encoded by the coding sequence ATGCCCAGAAAAGAGATCCCTGACAGTGCCATTGAGTTAGTTGCTAAACATATCAACACAAGAAGCAACAAAAATTATAGTATTCCCGTAGTTGGGCACAAGGAGAATATAGAGACTCCCCAAATCTTTGAGATTATTTCATTCGATCAAATCGATGATAGCGATCGCCGGTTCTACGCGATTGATGGTAGCTATAACAGTGAGCAGTTTTACAACGGTTTATGTATTGCTATCTATGCGGCGGGCTATATCTGCTTTCATAGAGGTCAGCAGATCCGGATGAACTCTCTGGATGATCCAGTCATATTGGGTAAAGCGTATTATCCACAAAATATTCTAATTACCCATCAAGAACATCTAGATGTTATCTATGATGAGTTTTTAACTTTAGAACCAGTAAAAAAATTACTTGATTTTCTAGATGAGAACCCAGAAGAAATATTTCCTTATAAGAAGGAACAAATTTGCACAAATCTGTCAACGCTATTGGGATTTTGCCAAGAAGTACTAGAAATTTCACTTGTCTTAGAAATTGTCAACTTAACAGAAACAAAGCCAGGGGATTTCATTTTACGAGATGGTACGCTACGTCCCTTGCAAATTAAGCAAAAGTATTTAGTAAAACTAGGAAAATATGCTCACGAAAAAGGGGTAAAAATAATTGCTGTCACAAAGCAATCCCCCATTAAGATGGAACTTGCTTATACATTTAAGCAAATAGATAATTACCTGCAAGATCAGCTTAAACACGAGTATCCTTTTGTGGAAACAGATCCAAAACGTAAGAAGCTCTGCTGTTGGCTTGAGGTTCCTGATGTAGTTCTCAAGTCAGCATATCAAGGTGATATGTTTATCAAAAAGTCTACTCATGGAGGAAGAGGATTTGGTTTGTTTTTTGCAGCCAGATTGGACTATGTTGAAAAGCTTCAAAATTATGATTGGCTCATTGTTGATGTAAATATCTTTGATGCAATTCCACAGATTGAGTCTAACAACTCTGAGCGAGATGCTGCTGAATTAGGTTCTATATTTAAAGAATTAACCCGTCTCACTCAGGAACATTATATCCTTGGCTATCCCTATCCATTATGTGAAGTTCACAACTTCATATCATTAAAAAAGCACTTTAAGGAAGAAATTATAGCTCGCCTGAAATACTCTCTTTATAGAGATCAAAGAATGGACAATGTTGATATTGAGAATCTCTTTTTAAATATACATGAAAGGTTTTAG
- a CDS encoding Druantia anti-phage system protein DruA, which translates to MMEEKQKQALKRKLLKNLRDYGVIWNEKKHQVIVEDFREVQRKLAERTNSKGQDYKSKVQKYLAQSSDIDISKISPYLVMVESRDEHQRLWAYATSHWSVPVTVGYGRRVRYFVFDHQNDKLIGIVGLCDPVIGLGVRGCLKRFEVSNLCQPPHHNPNHGKVDQGF; encoded by the coding sequence ATGATGGAAGAAAAGCAAAAACAAGCTCTTAAGCGAAAGCTTCTTAAAAACCTAAGAGATTATGGAGTCATCTGGAATGAGAAAAAGCATCAAGTTATTGTTGAGGATTTTAGAGAAGTCCAGCGAAAACTAGCTGAGCGGACAAATTCAAAGGGACAAGATTATAAGAGTAAAGTTCAAAAATATCTTGCACAGTCATCAGATATAGATATATCTAAAATTAGTCCTTATCTTGTTATGGTTGAGTCTAGAGACGAACATCAACGTCTTTGGGCTTATGCTACATCCCATTGGTCTGTCCCTGTTACGGTCGGCTATGGCAGACGTGTTCGATATTTCGTCTTTGATCATCAGAATGATAAACTCATTGGTATTGTCGGTCTTTGTGATCCTGTTATTGGTTTGGGTGTTAGAGGGTGTTTGAAAAGATTTGAGGTGTCAAATTTATGCCAACCGCCTCACCATAATCCGAATCATGGCAAGGTAGATCAAGGTTTCTGA
- a CDS encoding phage integrase N-terminal SAM-like domain-containing protein, with product MLIPLPKFRLTPCSKVVSQNQSCISPPLGVVIPNTIRITAQIGMLYRTLSSYLLEVSRQARDVAFSTQTLLISTRLAMASRPRKLLDQVRDTIRLKHYSYRTEQSYVAWIRRYSLFHICMKVGYRKR from the coding sequence ATGCTGATTCCCCTGCCTAAATTCCGTCTAACACCCTGTAGCAAGGTAGTTAGCCAGAATCAGAGTTGCATATCACCTCCTCTGGGGGTAGTTATACCGAATACTATCCGCATAACTGCCCAAATCGGAATGTTATATAGAACTCTATCGAGCTACTTACTCGAAGTCAGTAGGCAGGCAAGAGATGTGGCATTTAGCACACAAACACTGCTGATATCTACCCGCCTCGCGATGGCATCCCGACCCAGAAAGCTGCTTGACCAAGTTCGCGATACGATTCGTCTGAAACATTATTCCTATCGAACCGAGCAAAGTTATGTTGCCTGGATTCGCAGGTACAGTCTCTTCCATATCTGCATGAAAGTGGGGTACAGAAAACGCTAA
- a CDS encoding IS5 family transposase, producing MSKAYPSNLTRAQYEVLSELIPAAKPGGRPRSVDLWEVLNAMLYVLVEGCRWRSLPGDFPAWQTVYTYFRNWRLDGTWISIHDQLHQWVRIDAQRYPSPSEAIIDSQSIKSAAGVHQQVGFDGGKLITGRKRFLTVDTLGLVLRVFVSAANLGEREGGKRVLKRVKRMKKKVSRLITIWVDGGFDGAPFLMWVMDVCRWIVQVVLRPEQTKGFSLLKKRWVVERTFGWLMGCRRLVRDYELLPETSETLIYLAMIRIMVRRLA from the coding sequence ATGAGTAAAGCATATCCCAGTAACCTAACCCGCGCCCAATATGAGGTTTTGAGTGAATTAATTCCAGCAGCAAAGCCAGGTGGTCGTCCTCGCAGCGTTGACCTGTGGGAGGTGCTCAATGCCATGCTCTATGTTCTGGTTGAAGGCTGTCGTTGGCGTTCTTTACCTGGTGATTTCCCAGCCTGGCAGACGGTGTACACGTACTTCCGCAACTGGCGATTGGACGGCACCTGGATTTCCATTCATGACCAGTTGCACCAGTGGGTTCGCATCGATGCGCAACGCTATCCTAGTCCATCAGAAGCGATCATCGATAGCCAAAGCATCAAGAGTGCAGCAGGAGTTCATCAACAAGTTGGCTTTGATGGAGGCAAGCTGATTACAGGACGCAAACGATTTTTAACGGTGGATACGTTAGGACTGGTTTTGCGGGTGTTTGTGAGTGCGGCAAACCTGGGGGAACGCGAAGGGGGCAAACGTGTCCTCAAACGAGTCAAACGGATGAAGAAAAAGGTTTCACGCTTAATCACCATTTGGGTAGACGGCGGGTTCGATGGCGCCCCTTTTCTGATGTGGGTGATGGATGTTTGTCGTTGGATTGTGCAAGTTGTACTGCGACCTGAGCAAACCAAAGGCTTTAGCTTGCTCAAAAAGAGGTGGGTGGTAGAACGAACTTTTGGTTGGCTAATGGGATGCAGACGGTTGGTCAGAGACTATGAATTATTACCAGAGACATCAGAAACCTTGATCTACCTTGCCATGATTCGGATTATGGTGAGGCGGTTGGCATAA
- a CDS encoding diguanylate cyclase domain-containing protein: protein MQIETREYQLLKEVTQLREEMARLQQTNCELQTALAAAAEHRNLMAAQLHNTIRQHQAETEKRKQAKIPLETLIEFATEHREDLEVILQIINKNNDQGTHLQQQEPPPSAPPSSIAENLAQLDNRHHFDRYLAQQWQQMSIEQSFLTVILCSIRGLQSFQFMKENVIDPVAAMPTIYQQIAAIFDRTIKRSADLVIRHSATEFAIVLPKTPVEGARLLAKQLQAGVAALPYLYSTNNDWTVNHSWLTLIASVASTKPTVDRSPNILVNEAARLLRIAEQCDSDQVLHIVLE, encoded by the coding sequence ATGCAAATCGAAACTCGGGAATACCAACTGCTGAAGGAGGTTACACAGCTTCGTGAAGAGATGGCGAGACTGCAACAAACCAATTGTGAATTGCAAACAGCGCTAGCGGCGGCAGCTGAGCACAGAAATCTAATGGCGGCGCAACTTCACAACACAATCAGGCAGCATCAAGCAGAAACTGAAAAGCGAAAACAAGCAAAAATACCGCTGGAAACGCTCATAGAATTTGCTACTGAACACCGGGAAGATTTAGAAGTTATTTTACAAATAATCAATAAAAATAACGATCAAGGAACTCATCTTCAGCAACAAGAACCACCGCCAAGCGCTCCGCCGTCCTCCATTGCAGAAAATTTGGCTCAATTAGACAACCGTCATCACTTCGATCGATATTTAGCACAGCAATGGCAACAGATGTCCATTGAGCAATCATTTCTAACGGTCATCTTATGTAGCATTCGCGGGTTGCAATCGTTTCAATTTATGAAGGAAAATGTCATCGACCCGGTTGCTGCAATGCCCACAATCTATCAACAAATCGCTGCAATTTTCGATCGCACAATCAAACGCTCTGCGGATTTAGTCATTCGCCATAGCGCTACAGAATTTGCCATTGTTTTACCCAAAACACCGGTAGAGGGGGCACGATTGCTTGCCAAACAACTTCAAGCTGGAGTTGCCGCATTGCCATATCTCTATTCCACCAACAATGATTGGACTGTAAATCATTCGTGGTTGACACTGATCGCCAGCGTTGCCAGCACTAAACCTACTGTGGATCGATCGCCCAACATATTGGTTAATGAAGCAGCACGATTGTTGCGCATAGCAGAGCAATGTGATTCTGATCAGGTTCTCCACATTGTTCTAGAGTAG
- a CDS encoding helicase HerA domain-containing protein, which yields MGKVDFGVLYGQKTTEDALLIYSSYEDAKASPQTGDFIVLTPKDEGNTKYLARVEAEIYDEDPIFKSQDKTLIAVHYARIAERELSERDKQKMFSYTYKVRILGTFTDSGSKISFTTAVRKLPVVSYIARHLNKREIESILNKTNENGVEIGYLCVGETVFEDKGPILFDIRKLRNKRTIVFAQSGFGKTNLVKVLLYHMTRDTSYGKLIFDLNGEYFLRGTATYGLGDINENPIRDNVVVYTDKKLPEIYTKQNRFVFGGKVALNMHKHLAVGDILNFGTGFSEVMKSFLLYLDEDGVSNFIENIDEYVRNPSRLHIDFSDFFGEQKKDSKGNVKEDVSARKTR from the coding sequence ATGGGAAAGGTTGACTTTGGTGTTCTCTACGGTCAGAAAACTACTGAAGATGCATTGCTAATTTATTCCTCTTACGAGGATGCTAAAGCCAGCCCACAAACTGGTGATTTTATAGTGCTAACCCCCAAAGATGAGGGAAACACAAAATATCTTGCAAGGGTTGAAGCTGAAATTTACGATGAAGACCCGATCTTTAAATCTCAGGATAAGACGTTAATTGCTGTGCATTATGCCCGTATTGCAGAGAGAGAGCTTTCTGAACGGGATAAGCAAAAAATGTTCAGCTATACCTACAAAGTACGAATTCTAGGCACGTTTACAGATAGTGGCTCTAAAATTTCTTTTACGACGGCTGTAAGAAAGCTGCCAGTCGTTTCGTACATTGCAAGACATCTAAATAAACGCGAAATAGAATCAATCCTCAACAAGACTAATGAAAATGGCGTTGAGATTGGATATCTTTGTGTAGGAGAAACAGTATTTGAGGATAAGGGGCCAATCCTGTTTGATATTAGAAAGCTCCGTAATAAGCGGACAATAGTTTTTGCTCAATCAGGCTTTGGCAAAACCAATCTCGTCAAGGTGCTTCTTTACCATATGACTCGCGACACATCATATGGCAAATTAATTTTCGACCTCAATGGTGAGTATTTCTTGCGCGGCACTGCCACATACGGGTTGGGCGATATTAACGAAAATCCAATTCGAGATAACGTAGTTGTATACACTGATAAAAAACTACCAGAAATTTATACGAAACAGAATAGATTTGTTTTTGGTGGCAAAGTCGCTCTCAATATGCACAAACACTTGGCAGTTGGTGACATTTTAAATTTTGGCACAGGCTTTTCTGAAGTAATGAAATCTTTTCTCCTATATCTTGATGAAGATGGAGTATCTAACTTTATTGAGAATATCGATGAGTATGTTAGAAACCCAAGCCGCCTTCATATTGATTTTTCTGACTTCTTTGGTGAGCAGAAGAAAGATTCAAAAGGCAACGTCAAGGAAGATGTTTCTGCCAGAAAAACAAGGTAG
- a CDS encoding IS1 family transposase (programmed frameshift), with protein MVQEPILCPACNSSDVVKHGKSQEGKQRYKCRNPQCSRSTFIRHYCYQGYLPEVKQQIVDMAVNGSGIRDTARVLKISPTTVIEELKKIPALLKQVNPTLLKQASQSKAIEVLVKRVDEVEMDEMWSFVGNKKQQRWLWHAIDHRTGEVLAYVLAPHTDAALESLMLLLMPFGIKRFYTDGWGGYTRILAENQHEIGKHYTQKIERKHLTLRTRIKRLARKTICFSKSEWMHDIVIGLFVNRYEFGLSM; from the exons ATGGTTCAAGAACCTATTTTGTGTCCTGCTTGTAATAGCTCTGATGTGGTCAAACATGGCAAATCTCAGGAGGGCAAACAACGCTACAAGTGTCGTAATCCCCAGTGCTCCCGTAGCACCTTCATTCGACACTATTGCTACCAAGGCTACCTGCCAGAGGTGAAACAACAAATTGTGGACATGGCAGTCAATGGCAGTGGTATCCGGGATACAGCTCGGGTGCTGAAAATTAGCCCGACAACGGTGATCGAGGAATTAAAAAAAATCCCGGCACT CTTGAAGCAGGTTAACCCAACATTGCTAAAACAAGCATCTCAGTCAAAGGCAATCGAAGTTTTGGTTAAGCGGGTCGATGAAGTCGAGATGGATGAAATGTGGAGCTTTGTGGGCAACAAGAAACAGCAACGCTGGTTGTGGCATGCAATTGACCATAGGACTGGAGAAGTTTTGGCTTATGTATTGGCTCCCCACACCGATGCTGCGCTGGAATCGTTAATGCTGTTGTTGATGCCCTTTGGCATTAAGCGGTTCTACACAGATGGTTGGGGTGGATACACTCGGATATTGGCGGAGAACCAGCATGAGATCGGCAAGCATTACACCCAGAAGATTGAGCGGAAACATCTAACACTACGAACTCGGATTAAACGATTAGCACGTAAAACGATATGTTTTTCGAAGTCGGAGTGGATGCACGACATTGTCATTGGATTATTCGTAAACCGTTATGAATTTGGTCTTTCTATGTAG
- a CDS encoding ATP-binding protein: MAIRKRIRHLIDEGNLHSGSSKLIEDVFKYLKQGKTVIIDLSLKDNMDASIISTILVRKLFESNKEKFTSDEPEEVVNAVIFVEEAQNVLSQEFVKSNANPFVRVAKEGRKFGLGLVAVTQRPSAISDEIRTQAENFFAFHMGNSDDIKALVKSDINYDGVISNFIQRETIAGNLYMVSSDQAFALPVRVTEFEKLVGEKVYPEARFKD; this comes from the coding sequence ATGGCTATTCGTAAGAGAATTCGTCATCTAATTGACGAGGGTAATTTACACTCTGGCTCTTCAAAACTTATAGAAGATGTTTTCAAGTACTTAAAACAAGGGAAAACCGTCATAATTGACTTGTCACTAAAAGATAATATGGATGCCAGTATTATTTCGACTATTCTGGTTCGTAAATTATTTGAAAGCAATAAAGAGAAATTCACCTCTGATGAGCCAGAGGAAGTTGTCAATGCTGTCATCTTTGTAGAAGAAGCTCAAAACGTTTTATCCCAAGAATTCGTTAAATCTAATGCAAATCCATTTGTCAGAGTAGCAAAGGAAGGACGTAAATTTGGACTTGGCTTAGTTGCAGTAACTCAGCGCCCTTCTGCAATTTCTGATGAGATCCGAACCCAAGCAGAAAATTTCTTTGCTTTCCACATGGGTAACTCTGATGATATTAAAGCCCTCGTAAAGTCCGATATCAACTATGATGGAGTGATCTCCAACTTCATTCAACGTGAGACGATTGCAGGTAATCTCTATATGGTTTCTTCAGATCAAGCTTTTGCCCTTCCTGTTCGAGTCACTGAATTTGAAAAGCTGGTAGGAGAGAAGGTATACCCAGAAGCTAGATTTAAAGATTGA